The following nucleotide sequence is from Gasterosteus aculeatus chromosome 5, fGasAcu3.hap1.1, whole genome shotgun sequence.
accgCCATTTATTAGAAACCTTGACATCGCTCAAGAGATGGGTCCTTCTCACCTGATCCTCCCTCTCAAACCCCGGCGCCCTGCCGTAGCCGCCCTCTCCTGCCCACGGAGACGGAGGCTCCGCCCTCTCCCTCATGTtctcacacagagacagaacacTACCCAGCAGTCCGCGCTCCGCCACGCACTGGGAGAACGGATCCGAAACACAACCAGGCCCGTGGcccatgttgtgtttgttggggCTTGGAGGAGCTTCCTGGGCCGTAAGAGGGTCCGGAGGTCTGGAGGGCGGAGGGGAACTTGGTGTGGGGAATGGGGGCTCCTCTGGAACAAAGGGCCCTGGAGGGAAGGTTGAAAAAGCAATGATATCAATGTATTGGTGAATTGCGGGATGATTCATCAGACTCGACAGGCGCTTGGAAAAGTGTTATGAAGACTTACTTTCAACGTGAGCAAAGGCACAGAACGGCCCCCTGGGACAGCTGCCGCACTGCTGCATGTCGTTACACTTTGTGGATTTATAGATCTGGGGCAAATAGAGAAAAATCAACACAACATCGACAATTATCCCCCGTGAGATGCGTACAATTCTTTTCTGAGGGCATTTTCACACAAACCTCTGGGTGGAACTGCTGTTCCGTTCTGGTGTGGCAATACTGGcatccctctgctccctcacaTTTACTGGGGTCCCCCCACTCCTCACTCTGTTTCACAGCTGGACAAGGCAACGCTCTGCGGTGTCACGGGCGAACGGCACCATTTGTTAAACACATTCACAATTACACCGTCGCAACAGATATTTGCAAGAGCCTTTTGCAAGACGTGAGGGAGCACCTGTATTTGTGCTTGTGCGGGCTGCGCCTCCGGTCTTTGCTGTTATGGTAGTACGGACAGGCATAGCCTTGACGGCAGAGGCGGGGGGGTTTCTTACAGAGCTCCGTCTTGTAGTGGGACAGCACATAGTTGTTATCTGAGGGGTTGAAACACAAGTAACACAGAAGGAGTGTCAAGAGTGACCCGATCAAgagaattcaaaataaaaggattgGCGATTCTGCAAGGAGGGAGATACGTTGTGAATCATGAAAGTGTTATTTCCGTGGCTTGGAAAGGTTAATTCAATAGCTGTGAGCATGAGCTCCTCTTTCAAGTCTCATACTCGTGATGACACCAAGCACAAAGCGTGCAACTGCTCCATAGACGATGGATGAGAGGCCGACGGGGAtcttttcatatattttatagGGCTTTCTTCAATTTAAGTGTGAAGCATAAAATGGCACACAGTGAAAACTTTTGAGTCCTTCAatgcagcagaggagacaaaacaaagaacTCAACTGACGAACAGAGGGTCATCCGGAAAAAAACGATGAATCAACCTTGTCTGACTTTCACAATActaaataaacacatatataacaacATCAGCATGTTTTTTATTGCTTAACTCGTAattatagtttactagtattacaTTGATTCAACAAAggccttttttcttctcacacGGTTAAAGCTCTGTAACACACACTTACCTTGCCAGCGTGGCTCCTCACTCAGTATCTTCTCTATGAGGGCTGTGCTTGCTGCCTGTCCCGACTGGCCGTCTCCTGCGCTTCCCTCTGTTGGCCCCGAGCCTCCCTGAGTCTCCATTACCTGCACTTCCCTGTGAAATGTGCAGTGTAAATAGACTGTAGGTGATACACGACAGCACCAAATAGACAAACATGTGGCGATATTATCTTATTTTGGTACCTGATGTCATAGACAGGGGTGCGCAGGTCATGTGATCCGTGGGCGAAGGCACAGTGGGAGCCGTTTTTGCTACAGTGGCCTTTTCCATCAGTTTCATGAATACACGATCCTGTCTTGTAGTAGCGGAGGTGGTACCGTCGCTCTGTGTCCCCTGCAGTCCGATGTAGAAATGGGCATCTggaacacagaaaaaaacatatgCACAGGTCAATATTCTATAGTATACAAAATTGTATGATTAttgacacaactacacacaaatAACATAACTCCTTTTCAGCAGCGTAACGCTTATTATAAATTAAACTGAGATGTTGTCTTTTGTGATAAAAGCTGGAAGAggaatattttgaaatgttcacTCAGTGCTCCACTATGTGGTTCATTAGCACACATCACAGATACCCCAGTTCCCTCTGTCCTTTATTCATGTCCCCCTTGTCTGTGATCGTCAACAACAGGGTGAGAAATAGATCAGAACTGTTCAGTCTCAAAGAATTGTGGGAGAAATGCTTTGTGCAGATGCTATTGCACAATGTGAACATGCCCTCCAACGACTTTTAAATGAGGACAGGGTGTATCTTCGTTACCTTAATGTCTTTCGCCCAAAGCTCCATTGACATGCAATTTTCACCCCCATCTGGTGGTTTCAGTGGAACAATTCAAGATTCAAATGTAAAAGGTGACCCTAACCCAAAGCCAGATTGGACCATTTGGAgttacagcagcttcagcaAACCCACAAAAGTATGATGAGGGTTCTAACTCTAAACAgagggcagaggatgtcgtatgtgtgcagactgtaaagccctctgaggcaaatttgtaatttgcgattctgggctatacaaaataaaatgacttgacttgacttgacttaaaCGTAACGCAAAGCCGCCTTGTACGTCACACTCACTCGTCTCCATCGGGACAGGTGCCCGTTCCTTCGTCATATTTGGTACAGTACACATCTGGGCTGTAGTTGAAGGTCCCGTCCCGCCTGCGGATGGGTCTGCGGCGCCGCTGGTTAAGGAAGTGCCAGTGGAAACAGGAAAACGGCCTGTGTTGTGTACATTTATGCTGTACGAACAGGGGGCACTGCTCAGTTCTGAACTCCTTTAAATATCTGGGGGAGAAAGCAACACCAGTTAAATGCAAATCTATAAAGGCTCCTTCATCAAGTCAtaattttctatttctatttacaGTATTCAGAATGGCTTTGCTCGCAGGGGGGGGGTCTAGTGGACCCTATCTTTCATACCATTATTCTTCTCCATCTTACTCTCTGCTACTGTGAACACAGTGGTACTTACATACAATACATGAAATGCAACTAAACGCGCATGAAGTGAACAGCGAGACCCATTCACAAATGCACAACTTAAACGGTGCAGTGGCACAAACTAGGGGAGACATGGCAACTCTTAGCGCGTACGTCAACGCGAGGCCTCTTTCATGGAGACCTGCTGCTAACTACTTAACGTTACGTTAACGCACTGGGCACATTGGCGCTAAGTGGGGCTGGTTCAGCCACGTTACAGTTCCTAACTCACTCGTTCACTCGTATACAATGTGGGTTGTGATTAAGCTACACGTGAGGTTGTGTACATTTGGCAAAGCTAACCCAGCTAACTAGCTACGTACGTGTAATGTTGAGGTTTCTCGGGCTGCACGTTCAA
It contains:
- the unk gene encoding RING finger protein unkempt homolog isoform X2, which gives rise to MSKTHPLPPSSSAVTTTGGASSSSSSSPAGGSTSPATVLNVQPEKPQHYTYLKEFRTEQCPLFVQHKCTQHRPFSCFHWHFLNQRRRRPIRRRDGTFNYSPDVYCTKYDEGTGTCPDGDECPFLHRTAGDTERRYHLRYYKTGSCIHETDGKGHCSKNGSHCAFAHGSHDLRTPVYDIREVQVMETQGGSGPTEGSAGDGQSGQAASTALIEKILSEEPRWQDNNYVLSHYKTELCKKPPRLCRQGYACPYYHNSKDRRRSPHKHKYRALPCPAVKQSEEWGDPSKCEGAEGCQYCHTRTEQQFHPEIYKSTKCNDMQQCGSCPRGPFCAFAHVERPFVPEEPPFPTPSSPPPSRPPDPLTAQEAPPSPNKHNMGHGPGCVSDPFSQCVAERGLLGSVLSLCENMRERAEPPSPWAGEGGYGRAPGFEREDQAKQRSFALEQRSRELAIVQSKQDLLVFLPVGSPLSLSSSIPSSLAATPPSPAPLGAPGSALSSGMNANALPFYPTSETVESVVESALDDLDLNDFGVSVLERNLESSSGLPSVGVMLGGSHFQSSAPVNIPGSFSSSAPFSSPSPSPPIRPHTSPFFSTPLSQPGQSENTFLGASHNHLGLNGMSTNIWEHFPSGQGSPGTPPTLLPSGPGPETSRLKQELEEAHGALKQWGHSWRHTAQVVVGRTESGRRGVASPRGPVDHGSRESQAVRGGGAEAGVPPAGGAGEPTDRRQSPSSAAPTPAAAPAALGVGPQLAGSALQLLTHRGTGGVQETETVLCDVW